The region GGAAACGCATCCTCGGGCCGGAGCCGCGCAGCGGCGGAGTCCGCTGCGCCTCCGGGGTGACGGTCAGACGGGGCGTTTCTGGCCCTCGATGTACTGACGGATCACGGTGAGCGGTGCGCCGCCGCATGAGCCTGCGAAGTAGGAGCGGGACCAGAAAACGGAGCCCATGCCGATCCGGTTGATCCGGCCGGTGTACTCGGCCCGCAGGTAGCGGGAGCTGACGCCCTTGAGTGAGTTGATCAGCTTGGACAGGGCAACCTTCGGCGGATAGTGCACCAGCAGGTGTACGTGATCGGCCTCGCCGTTGAACTCCCGAAGCTCCACCTCGAACTTGCCACACACCTCCCGCATGATCTCCTCGCACCGCTTCAGCATCCCGTCATCGAAGACGCCACGCCGGTACTTCGTGACGAACACCAAGTGGGCGTGCAGGTCGTAGGCTACGTGGCGGCCGGTGCGGATATCGGGGTTCGGATCCCAGCGTGGTGACATACCCCAAGCGTAGTAGGATCTTGGAAGGGACCAGGGAGGGGGTGGGCTGGATGATCCGTGCGTACAAGTTC is a window of Streptomyces mirabilis DNA encoding:
- the tnpA gene encoding IS200/IS605 family transposase, giving the protein MSPRWDPNPDIRTGRHVAYDLHAHLVFVTKYRRGVFDDGMLKRCEEIMREVCGKFEVELREFNGEADHVHLLVHYPPKVALSKLINSLKGVSSRYLRAEYTGRINRIGMGSVFWSRSYFAGSCGGAPLTVIRQYIEGQKRPV